The sequence below is a genomic window from Bradyrhizobium septentrionale.
GGGCGCGACCGGCACGACCCATAGTTTGACGATCGAGCAGCAGGGCGGCTTCCACTACGTCTATGGACCCTATGCGAAGCCGACGCTGTCGATCGATCCCGGCGGGGTGGTGGTCGTCGAGACCGAAGACGCCTTCGGCGGCGTGCTCACCAGCGAGACCGACAGCCCGACGGCGAAACTGAATTTTCCTTACCTGAACCCGCAATGCGGGCCGATCGCGGTCAAGGGTGCCAGGAAGGGCGATTGCCTTGCCGTTTATATCCGCGACGTCGAGACCCGCGGCGCACAGCCGGCAGGCACCACCTGCATCATTCCGGAGTTCGGCGGTCTGGTCGGGACCGCATCGACAGCACTGCTCAATCCGCCGCTGCCCGAGCGGGTGAAAAAGCTGCATGTCGACCGCAACGGCATACGCTGGAACGACAAGATCACGCTGCCCTACGAGCCCTTCATCGGCACCATCGGGGTGTCGCCCGAAATCGAGGCAATCTCCTCGCTGCAGCCCGACTATCACGGCGGCAACATGGATCTGCCCGACGTCGCACCTGGTGCGATCATCTATTTTCCGGTGCATACCGAAGGCGGCATGCTCTATGTCGGCGACTGCCACGCCACGCAAGGCGATGGCGAGCTCTCAGGTGTCGCGCTCGAGCAGCGCGCGACCGTCACGCTGCAGGTCGATCTGATCAAGAACTGGAGCTTTGCCTGGCCGCGGCTCGAGACGCGCGACTTCATCATGACGATCGGCAGCGCACGGCCGCTCGAAGATGCGGCGCGTATCGCCTATCGCGAGTTGGTGCGGTGGATGAGTGCGGACTACGGCTTCGACGAGATCGACGCCTACATGCTGCTCAGCCAGGCCGGCCGCATGCGGCTCGGCAACATGGTCGACCCCAAATACACGATGGGGGCGTCGATTCTGAAGAATTACCTCAAGGCGTGACTTCCAACATCCTTTAACGAGAGGACATCGCGATGATTTCGGGGCGTGTAGTCGGAATAGCTTTGCTTGGTGCCGTGATGGCGACGGCAGCAATAGGTAGCGCCCGGGCAGCCGAGCCGCCGTTGAAGATCGGCTTGCTGGAGGACGTCTCCGGCGACCTTGCATTCATGGGTATGCCCAAGCTGCACGGATCGCAGCTGGCGGTCGAGGAGATCAACAAGAGCGGCGGCATTCTCGGGCGGCAGATCGAGTTGATCCATCTAGATCCGCAGGGCGACAATGCCCGCTACCAGGAGTTCGGCCGCCGGCTGCTCAATCGCGACAAGGTCGACGTGTTGATCGGCGGCATCACCTCGGCCTCGCGCGAGGCATTGCGTCCGATCGTCGATCGCACCACGACGCCGTACTTCTACACCAACCAGTATGAAGGCGGCGTTTGCGACGCCAGCATGATCAGCATGGGCGCGGTGCCGGAGCAGCAGTTCTCGACCCTGATCCCCTGGATGGTCCAGAAGTTCGGCAAGAAGGTCTACGTCATCGCCGCGGACTACAATTTCGGCCAGATTTCCGCGGAGTGGAACCGTAAGATCATGAAGGATCTCGGCGGCGAGGTCGTGGGCGAGGAATTCATCCCGCTCGGCGTGTCGCAGTTCGCGCAGACGATCCAGAACATCCAGAAGGCAAAGCCGGACTGGCTGCTGACCATCAATGTCGGCGCCGCGCAGGATTCGTTCTTCGAGCAGGCGGCTGCCGCCAACCTCAATCTGCCGATGGGGTCTTCGATCAAGGTCATGCTCGGCTTCGAGCACAAGCGGTTCAAGCCGCCGGCGCTCAACAACATGCATGCGACCGCCAACTGGTTCGAGGAGATCGACACCCCCGAAGCCAACGACTTCAAGAAGCGCTGGCACGCCAAGTTCCCCGACGAGCTCTACATCAACGACATGGGCTACAACGCCTACAATGCGCTCTACATGTACAAGACGCTGGTCGAGAAGGCGAAGTCGACCAAGCTCGAGGACATGCGCAAGGTGATCGCGTCAGGCGATGCCTGCATCGACGCTCCCGAGGGCAAGGTCTGCATCGATCCGAAGAGCCAGCATACCTCGCACCGCATGCGCCTGATCTCGGTCGGGCCCAAACATGA
It includes:
- a CDS encoding acetamidase/formamidase family protein, encoding MTEDWLKSSIMAKRAVAKGATGTTHSLTIEQQGGFHYVYGPYAKPTLSIDPGGVVVVETEDAFGGVLTSETDSPTAKLNFPYLNPQCGPIAVKGARKGDCLAVYIRDVETRGAQPAGTTCIIPEFGGLVGTASTALLNPPLPERVKKLHVDRNGIRWNDKITLPYEPFIGTIGVSPEIEAISSLQPDYHGGNMDLPDVAPGAIIYFPVHTEGGMLYVGDCHATQGDGELSGVALEQRATVTLQVDLIKNWSFAWPRLETRDFIMTIGSARPLEDAARIAYRELVRWMSADYGFDEIDAYMLLSQAGRMRLGNMVDPKYTMGASILKNYLKA
- a CDS encoding urea ABC transporter substrate-binding protein, whose protein sequence is MATAAIGSARAAEPPLKIGLLEDVSGDLAFMGMPKLHGSQLAVEEINKSGGILGRQIELIHLDPQGDNARYQEFGRRLLNRDKVDVLIGGITSASREALRPIVDRTTTPYFYTNQYEGGVCDASMISMGAVPEQQFSTLIPWMVQKFGKKVYVIAADYNFGQISAEWNRKIMKDLGGEVVGEEFIPLGVSQFAQTIQNIQKAKPDWLLTINVGAAQDSFFEQAAAANLNLPMGSSIKVMLGFEHKRFKPPALNNMHATANWFEEIDTPEANDFKKRWHAKFPDELYINDMGYNAYNALYMYKTLVEKAKSTKLEDMRKVIASGDACIDAPEGKVCIDPKSQHTSHRMRLISVGPKHEVTVEKDYGTIQPYWLGEIGCDLTKKNDKDQYTPSHLPNKS